AGGATCGGCATCCCGTCCATCGGGACCGGCATGCCGCTGTAGTCCCAGCGGGGCTGGTAGCCGGGACGGGAAAGCTGCAGCCGGTAGCGGCGCAGCAACCGGTGCAGGATCGTCTTGATCTCCAACTGGCCGAACACCATCCCGATGCATTTGTGCGCGCCGCCGCCGAACGGCGTGAACGCGTAGCGGTGCCGCTTGTGCTCATTGCGCGGCTCGGTGAACCGTTCCGGGTCGAAGTTCAGCGGGTCCGTCCAGATTTCCGGTAGGCGATGATTCATCCCGGGATACGCGACGACGTTGGTGCCCTTGGGTAGGTAGTAGCCCAGCAATTCGGTGTCACGCACCGTCTGCCGCATCGCCCACTGCACGGGTGTTGTCAACCGGATCGACTCGTTCATCACCAGGTCCAGCGACTCCAGCCGCTCCAGCGATTCGATGTCCAGCGGGCCGTCGCCGAGGCGGTCCGATTCGTCGCGGCAGCGCTGCTGCCACTGCGGGTGGGCGGCCAGCTGGTAGGCCATCGTGGTGGCCGTCGACGTCGACGTGTCGTGGGCGGCCATCATCAAGAAGATCATGTGATTGACGATGTCGTCGTCGGAGAACCGGTTGCCGTCCTCGTCTTCGGTCTGGCACAACACCGTCAGCAGGTCGTTGCCTTCCTGGCCGCGGCACTCCTTGACCCGGGCGGCGAAGTAGTTCTCCAGCAGTTCTCGTGCCCGCAGTCCTCGCCACCAGGTGAACGGCGGCACCCTGGCGCGGATCACCGCGTTGCCGGCACGGGTGGTGATCGTGAAGGCCTTGTTCACCTTGGTGACCAGCTCGTGGTCGGTGCCGGGCTGGTGGCCCATGAACACCATCGAGGCGATGTCAAGCGTGAGCTCCTTCATTGCCGGATAGAGAAGGAAGCGCGCGTCGTTGATCACCCAGTCGTCGGCGACCACCTGCGACACGACCTTGTCCATCTGCTCCACATAGCCGACCAGCCGGGACCGGACGAACGCCTCTTGCATGATCCGCCGATGGAACATGTGCTCTTCGAAGTCGAGCAACATCAGCCCGCGGCGAAAGAACGGTCCGATCACCGGGACCCAGCCCTGCTGCGAGTAGTCCTTGTTGCGGTTGGAGTAGATGATCTGCGCCGCGTCCGGGCCTAGCGCCGCAACGGCCGGCAGAATCGGCGAGTCCCCGAAGATGACCGGACCCTTGGTCTTGTACAGGAACATCAGATAGTCCGGTCCGCCGCGCAACATCTCGATCATGTGGCCAAGAATCGGCAGCCCTGCGTCACCAACGACCGGCTTCAGCCCACTGCCCGGCGGCGGCTCGGCCAGCTTCCGCTCCGGGAATTCAGTGTTCAGCAGCTTGCGTTCGACAAGACCCATGCCGGGAAAGTTGTTGAACGACGGCGTGAAGCGACGCTTGGCTTGGTCGAACAAATATGCCGGGGGACTGATCGTCGCCATTGACGCTCCTTATAGGTGGCAGCATCACTGCCACCTATCCTTCGGGCAAACTTGACGGCTGTCAAGTTTGTCGTTTTCGGACGCCGTGGTGCAAGGTCAGGGG
The nucleotide sequence above comes from Mycobacterium decipiens. Encoded proteins:
- a CDS encoding cytochrome P450, with the translated sequence MATISPPAYLFDQAKRRFTPSFNNFPGMGLVERKLLNTEFPERKLAEPPPGSGLKPVVGDAGLPILGHMIEMLRGGPDYLMFLYKTKGPVIFGDSPILPAVAALGPDAAQIIYSNRNKDYSQQGWVPVIGPFFRRGLMLLDFEEHMFHRRIMQEAFVRSRLVGYVEQMDKVVSQVVADDWVINDARFLLYPAMKELTLDIASMVFMGHQPGTDHELVTKVNKAFTITTRAGNAVIRARVPPFTWWRGLRARELLENYFAARVKECRGQEGNDLLTVLCQTEDEDGNRFSDDDIVNHMIFLMMAAHDTSTSTATTMAYQLAAHPQWQQRCRDESDRLGDGPLDIESLERLESLDLVMNESIRLTTPVQWAMRQTVRDTELLGYYLPKGTNVVAYPGMNHRLPEIWTDPLNFDPERFTEPRNEHKRHRYAFTPFGGGAHKCIGMVFGQLEIKTILHRLLRRYRLQLSRPGYQPRWDYSGMPVPMDGMPILLCPR